The Trypanosoma brucei brucei TREU927 chromosome 9, whole genome shotgun sequence genome includes a window with the following:
- a CDS encoding uncharacterized protein (similar over 81aa in zinc finger region to Early endosome antigen 1 (Endosome-associated protein p162). (Swiss-Prot:Q15075) (Homo sapiens); UniProt:Q18930 kinase anchor protein {Caenorhabditis elegans}), producing MGASEAKGENWQKDSDVSGCCKCNVSFSLTTRRHHCRKCGLVVCSKCSRYRINLSSHDSDTPKRVCRHCFHTLRKNGAAGFETGVGSSASTGGWGLDGSVSPTTEKENTADDTNFETPDDEKAPAAEDCDSINCCFVGAGCGGCYGEGADAYYDTGTLYSDPITALLDVGEKTALQTEKERLLQQWTEIRQNVVFVDIQLQEVERVGENTPVGYCQEVENIMLQPELPERLRTMFPFPRGGEGNMELLMKPLEPITALTCKSQKEVSDALRQVTAQLQLSRLPNY from the coding sequence ATGGGCGCTAGTGAAGCAAAGGGTGAAAATTGGCAGAAAGACTCCGATGTTAGTGGGTGCTGTAAATGTAATGTTAGTTTCTCATTAACAACTCGCCGTCATCACTGCAGAAAATGTGGTCTCGTTGTATGCAGCAAATGCTCCAGGTACAGAATTAACCTATCATCCCACGACTCGGATACACCGAAACGAGTGTGTCGTCACTGTTTTCACACGCTACGCAAGAATGGGGCCGCTGGTTTCGAGACTGGTGTTGGCAGTAGTGCAAGTACAGGTGGTTGGGGGCTTGATGGCAGCGTATCACctacaacagaaaaagaaaacacggcGGATGACACAAACTTTGAAACTCCCGATGATGAAAAAGCACCAGCTGCTGAGGATTGTGATAGTATCAATTGCTGCTTTGTGGGTGCGGGTTGCGGTGGCTGTTATGGAGAGGGTGCGGATGCATATTACGACACAGGGACACTGTATTCGGATCCGATAACAGCCCTATTGGATGTGGGAGAGAAAACGGCTCTGCAAACAGAGAAGGAGCGTTTACTTCAGCAGTGGACAGAGATTCGGCAAAACGTTGTTTTCGTTGACATTCAGCTACAGGAAGTGGAACGGGTAGGTGAGAATACACCTGTGGGATACTGTCAGGAAGTCGAGAATATTATGCTCCAGCCAGAGCTACCCGAGCGGCTCCGCACTATGTTCCCGTTTCCGCgtggaggagaaggaaatatGGAGCTTTTGATGAAACCACTTGAACCAATCACAGCACTGACATGTAAAAGTCAGAAGGAAGTTAGCGATGCACTCAGGCAAGTGACCGCACAGCTTCAGCTGAGCCGTCTACCGAATTATTGA
- a CDS encoding acyl transferase-like protein, protein MSKSLQRALVFSGQGAHRRGMATEYLRIPAVACLWERMKGSMEQKYGISLQDIITENPTRLYVYNDAYDVAAICERSCQDGGSVVESTPRQKLISHPQGVLSLTSLTQPCMLAAHMVSLEYLKETRGYSVESSEVIAGHSLGEFSALCALGLLSPEVAVDLVYRRGALMEDAVKHSSQSNEGHLMFACNPQRAKLCVEDPDLAVDQLHIFVELIARNLSTTASFIEVVNYNISYEQYVVVGDPIALSALGKCLDPQFRATSCGSSATLDNIVRTAVSSVLQDKQEGITMNPNTGPAPDFVTSCARKYGIRSTFRRFLRGPDDGYTPSLEELTHLTLQEDGRSGLKKKSWFIPLPLSIPFHSSRLRRAMDLFLPVVRDALPDEETMRSFFCIPQCGGSDEGPSSRCASEPKKPVWLTNLTGTAFRPFDVDFQRDALDAMQSMNVGEIRHNGRYHTNLVELAFKNGMDTSSVRDMCAAVLAAQLAHPVQWIDVMDSAVFQHGVREAHEISPVRTVADMFKRTVFRGRTSDASVGEAALDIVTRCLPSEERFL, encoded by the coding sequence ATGTCGAAATCGCTGCAGCGCGCTTTGGTATTCTCTGGCCAGGGGGCCCATCGTCGGGGAATGGCGACGGAATATCTACGCATTCCGGCAGTGGCTTGCCTGTGGGAGCGAATGAAGGGAAGTATGGAACAGAAATATGGCATCTCACTGCAAGACATTATAACGGAAAATCCTACTAGGTTGTACGTTTACAATGATGCATATGATGTGGCTGCCATATGTGAACGCAGTTGTCAGGATGGCGGAAGTGTGGTAGAATCGACTCCCAGGCAAAAATTGATTTCTCATCCTCAAGGGGTGTTGTCTTTAACTTCTTTGACGCAGCCGTGTATGCTAGCAGCGCACATGGTGTCACTGGAGTACCTCAAAGAAACCCGAGGTTACTCGGTGGAATCCTCCGAGGTTATAGCTGGTCACAGTTTAGGCGAGTTCTCCGCTCTTTGCGCCCTTGGATTGCTTTCGCCCGAGGTTGCCGTTGATCTTGTTTATAGACGCGGGGCCCTGATGGAGGATGCTGTAAAGCACAGTTCCCAAAGTAATGAGGGTCATCTTATGTTTGCCTGTAACCCACAACGGGCAAAACTATGCGTCGAAGATCCCGATCTTGCAGTCGATCAGCTTCACATATTTGTAGAGTTGATAGCTCGCAATCTCTCTACGACGGCATCGTTTATCGAAGTAGTAAACTATAACATCAGTTACGAGCAGTACGTTGTTGTCGGTGATCCAATAGCGTTGTCGGCACTTGGCAAATGCCTTGATCCACAATTCCGTGCCACTAGTTGCGGGTCGTCAGCTACCCTCGATAATATCGTCCGGACAGCTGTGTCTTCAGTCCTGCAAGACAAGCAAGAGGGGATAACTATGAACCCAAACACTGGTCCGGCACCAGATTTCGTGACTTCCTGTGCCCGAAAGTACGGTATTAGGTCAACGTTTCGACGCTTTCTGAGGGGTCCGGACGACGGCTATACCCCATCGTTAGAGGAACTTACACACCTAACGCTTCAGGAGGATGGGAGAAGCGGCCTTAAGAAGAAGTCCTGGTTTATTCCTCTGCCGCTGAGCATTCCTTTTCATAGTAGTCGGCTTCGCAGGGCAATGGATCTCTTCCTTCCCGTAGTTCGCGATGCATTACCCGACGAAGAGACAatgcgttcttttttttgcatccCACAGTGTGGTGGTAGTGATGAGGGACCGTCTTCGCGATGTGCCTCAGAGCCGAAGAAACCCGTTTGGCTAACTAACTTAACTGGCACGGCGTTTCGCCCCTTTGATGTCGACTTTCAGCGAGACGCACTGGACGCAATGCAGTCGATGAATGTTGGGGAGATCAGGCACAATGGACGGTACCACACTAATTTGGTCGAGTTAGCTTTTAAAAACGGCATGGACACTAGTAGTGTGCGTGACATGTGTGCGGCCGTGCTAGCAGCGCAGCTAGCCCATCCGGTGCAATGGATTGATGTGATGGATTCTGCTGTTTTTCAGCATGGTGTGCGCGAGGCCCATGAAATATCACCGGTAAGGACTGTTGCGGATATGTTCAAACGTACGGTTTTTCGAGGGAGGACATCAGACGCCTCGGTCGGAGAGGCGGCGTTGGATATAGTAACGCGCTGCCTGCCATCCGAGGAACGTTTCTTGTAG
- a CDS encoding DNA-repair protein, putative, translating to MGQQKKDAAQSVAAVAAQNVDSYLRGVTSRARVPSATGGRGTRRRLASQAEVAAAKIKEQPKSLDDFADADNGDDEWEEVMLPTSFTPSSSTKPEVKVKDEKNGIVETPEFGATGPNPGQGSVKAELVDLTDEENRHNRILASVTPMGGQQSSSPSSGQWRQRDPAYEQMLEQQQLLAAKRRSERTKRAVEEISTLLFALLRGRKIVQQARHPKLVRGLLRLHVVEDAASKTYPLLRAVLQAKGLYAKAMNPAVSTPSLAPCWVTANKDSVNNYTSASISALLRGIECVFVLDGGIEHAALSNWAAPIQPGYLFEQLRKYHYSIGSPGCRIVLPHSLYICAVFLSLAAVSNVSCRLVVAVERMRRGDMSEKSGSDGGSPPKEAMSLFGSGKKRKRGDDAGAKQNTPKRLPSSCFWLEVWCPQRQSYISVNPCGGCATLFAAPYTFSVGGDAIMDVTPRYSIKYSSAFTHRLGRCDRYRHIWKDLQWNDNREASEVIVDLFRRDVGKYTEAQMQREKKQLHSLTYAEEVPKTLTALQKHPLFILENGLSRYEGIYPKDSTTMVGSVKGHIVFKRSAVVSLRSRDGWLREGRTVSGEEEPYKVIPPPPSRPFSKSSALFGVWQTKPFAPEPLGEDGSIPKHGNTQWYILLDKPAPIGLVHMQQPNIIRVARRMNIDFGIVVTGYRRRRLNEARSSGWEVVTDGIIVKETNTGSLVKAYEEWKQLTEEQEAAKRKQRAYRWWMHFVQHRLAYLRIRQQYLEGATHGHLSSH from the coding sequence ATGGggcagcagaaaaaagaTGCGGCTCAATCTGtagctgccgttgctgctcaGAATGTTGACAGTTACCTTCGCGGTGTGACGAGTCGAGCCCGAGTTCCTTCGGCAACTGGCGGAAGAGGTACGCGTCGTAGGCTGGCCTCCCAGGCAGAAGTCGCTGCAGCCAAGATCAAGGAGCAACCTAAGTCTCTTGATGACTTCGCTGACGCTGataatggtgatgatgagtgGGAGGAAGTGATGTTACCCACCTCATTTACACCGTCTAGCAGCACAAAACCCGAGGTAAAGGTGAAAGATGAGAAAAATGGCATCGTGGAAACCCCAGAATTTGGTGCAACAGGACCGAACCCCGGACAGGGAAGTGTGAAGGCGGAGCTAGTGGATCTCACTGACGAGGAAAACAGACACAATAGGATATTGGCGAGTGTAACGCCAATGGGGGGTCAACAatcttcctccccctcctccggGCAATGGCGGCAGCGTGATCCCGCCTATGAGCAAATGCTtgaacagcaacaacttcttGCCGCGAAGCGCCGCTCGGAACGCACAAAACGTGCTGTGGAAGAAATTTCAACCTTGTTATTTGCCTTGTTGCGGGGAAGGAAAATTGTGCAACAGGCGCGCCACCCAAAGTTAGTTCGTGGTCTTCTGCGCTTACATGTAGTTGAGGATGCGGCATCCAAGACGTACCCGCTTTTACGTGCCGTTCTTCAAGCGAAAGGTTTGTATGCAAAGGCGATGAATCCTGCTGTGAGTACCCCGTCCCTTGCACCTTGTTGGGTAACCGCTAATAAGGACAGTGTCAACAATTACACTTCTGCTTCTATTTCCGCGTTGCTTCGTGGTATAGAATGTGTTTTTGTACTGGATGGCGGTATAGAACATGCGGCTCTATCTAACTGGGCTGCTCCCATACAACCTGGGTATCTTTTTGAGCAGCTGCGTAAGTACCACTACTCCATTGGATCACCTGGGTGTAGAATCGTTCTCCCCCATAGTTTGTATATTTGCgctgtgtttctttctctcGCAGCTGTTTCTAATGTTTCCTGCCGtctggtggtggcggtggaacgAATGCGGCGGGGAGACATGTCGGAAAAAAGCGGGAGCGACGGAGGATCGCCGCCGAAAGAAGCAATGAGTTTGTTTGGTTCTGGAAAGAAGCGCAAACGAGGCGATGATGCTGGTGCGAAGCAAAATACTCCGAAAAGACTGCCATCTTCTTGCTTCTGGTTGGAAGTTTGGTGCCCGCAGCGGCAGTCGTACATTTCAGTTAATCCATGTGGGGGTTGCGCCACACTCTTTGCCGCTCCATACACCTTTTCTGTGGGCGGAGATGCGATTATGGACGTCACCCCCCGTTACTCCATTAAGTACAGCAGTGCTTTCACTCACAGGTTAGGCCGATGTGATAGGTATCGCCACATCTGGAAAGACCTTCAGTGGAACGATAACAGGGAGGCGTCTGAAGTCATCGTCGACTTGTTTCGCAGGGATGTTGGTAAATATACGGAGGCGCAGATGCAGAGGGAGAAGAAGCAGCTGCATTCCCTCACGTACGCGGAGGAGGTGCCGAAGACCCTCACGGCACTGCAGAAGCATCCGCTTTTCATTCTCGAAAATGGTCTCAGTCGGTACGAGGGCATATACCCCAAAGACAGCACCACCATGGTTGGCAGCGTTAAGGGCCATATTGTGTTCAAGCGCTCTGCAGTTGTGAGCCTTCGCAGTCGCGATGGTTGGCTGCGGGAGGGTCGCACGGTGTCCGGTGAAGAAGAACCATACAAAGTAATACCACCGCCACCCTCACGTCCCTTCTCGAAGTCGAGTGCTTTATTTGGTGTTTGGCAAACGAAACCATTCGCTCCGGAGCCGTTAGGTGAGGATGGTAGTATTCCCAAGCACGGCAATACGCAGTGGTATATTCTGTTGGATAAACCAGCACCAATCGGATTGGTGCATATGCAGCAACCGAATATTATTCGGGTGGCAAGGCGTATGAACATTGATTTTGGTATCGTTGTTACTGGATATAGGCGGCGGCGTTTGAATGAAGCGCGTTCCTCAGGATGGGAAGTGGTGACTGACGGTATCATTGTGAAGGAAACTAACACAGGAAGTCTTGTCAAGGCTTATGAGGAGTGGAAGCAATTAACGGAGGAACAGGAGGCAGCGAAAAGGAAGCAGAGGGCGTACCGGTGGTGGATGCATTTTGTGCAGCATAGACTGGCATACTTGCGTATTCGTCAGCAGTATTTGGAGGGAGCTACACATGGACATCTTTCCTCTCACTGA